The sequence gatgaaattttcagtcTTCAGATTAGCACAGCGGGTGATCCTGTGAATTTTAGTAGCGATCGCATtaacagaaactttttttttttggcaattttgtgtcatatttttaatacaaattaatacaaaactgtatttttcattgtttttaacATTTACGATTAAGAGCGATATAAGGGTCGCTAGTCTATTAAAAGAAAGCCTGAATGTTTCTTCCTAAAATGAATGATCTaatgactattttatttttatcatttacaATTATCAAATAATATACTATAATTTTTCGGGCCTGATATTATTTAAgtaggaaaaattaaatttgtatatgAAATATTATGccaaaacataacatttattgtaaaaatcaACATCGAAAGACGCCATAGAATGTAAAACACATGTTTCTCAGAAAAATTTGCTGCATATTGTGTATAGGTACgtagtttttatttaatgaatatttcatTGCGATAACTCTACTGAAagtcaagtgtgtgtgtgtgtgtgtgtgtgtaaaaaataatatttttaatggctaaggtcaaattagttaaaaaaaaagcaattttagtTCTGaacttataatataatttttgctaTTTACAAAATAcctaaacaagaaaaaaaacttggttaaaaactttcaatatttgaaagactacattcataattttttttgcacgaaataaaattctttatttaatCTTGTTGGGAGCGAAAGTTtattgccaaatgaaacttactTCTGGTGTTACTTTGACTAATTGCTAATTTCTCAAACATCCCTAATTTTTCTCATAATTCAGACTACTTTTCTAGAAGCACCAAAGTGAGCCTACAGTAATACTTTGCCATTAATCTTGAACGTAGTAGCTAACGTTTCCCTTAAATGGTTTTtccatagtaaaaattaattaaagggtgtattatttcaatacatattttatttcacattcatATTCACAACCCTTGAACCGTGGCTTTCTATACTTCTGTAACctatgttcttaaaaaaaattttcaatatgagTCTAAATTTGACCGAAAATATTAGGCTGAAGTTCAATACGAAAATATAAGTTGACGACACATTCACAACTTACGGTCTAAATTGTTCCCCTTGGCTGGAGTACACATGTGAACCTTAAGCTGAACTgctagttaataaaaaaaattcgattaAATTTTGAGATAAAAAACTAAGCTCTGGGAATAGTGTGATGCAAAAAAGGTTATACTAAAATTGTTACTgttgtaaaatgatttcattgaaataattaggaAAAATGGTGCACATTTCACTTTCAAATTGTAATGGTTGTTCgaagcaaattatttaaattaaataaatatataatatatccaaaaacactcaaaaatgttttacttaaattaatcAAACAATATCCAAAATCTtaattttccattaaaaatatgttagctGTTATTTTTAGTAAACTGTTCAGCTCAAATTATAATGATTATACCAGAGAACCACTTTAGATCACTAGAAGTATACATTCTTTTAATAATATCTTTTCATGAGAAATCGGCGGCTAAATTTTATGTTTGAAGTCAGACTCACCGGAATATATTTAACTTTGTGTTTTATGCATCTgtgaatattatattttcaaCTCGAATCGAATTAAGAATTAAATATCACAATATTCAGGAATATCAAATTTGTTTCGAACCTATTTTTAACATACACTGAATTTATTTTCATGATTCAACACAGcagtcaaagaaatatttttcaaaaatacagaAAGTTAAAACGAGATGATTAATTATTTAACCATAATAAAGAGGTGTAAAATGTAGAGAATTTAGAGAACATATCAGTcatgcaataaaaaattaattttaaaaatagttttgtttattaaataaatatatacttaaaatagttagttaagtaaaattttaaaacaattacacCTATTTGTTAAACATGAAAAGAGTTTGTAAATGTTACAGAAAGAAAAACTACATTTATCAGGTATTCATCATAGACTCATatatccttatttttttttaaaaactgttttggTGAATGAGTCCTACATAGTGTAAGGATATctattggtaacaaataattatatatatataattggaaaTGTCTACTagaataccaaattattcacgaatatcgTATATTATTAAAGTACACTCAGACcgttattaagtttatttttctctGAAATATCAAAAGCCACACACTCACTCTGTTTCTTAAGAAAATATAACacccaaaatattttaatgcgGTAGTTTAGTGACTGAATTGCCTGAACAAATAATAACACATTGCACTTGTAGAACTGCTAAGTGCCATCTGGAAGTAACAACATTGTGTACGTTAATTTCAATTACAACGAAGTATTGAGCATCTGCCCATATAGATGTTTGTTAGTTAAGTTCTGTAGCTGTCTGAaaacaatttcatggacataAGTTATTGCTGGTGAccatcaattatttttaataattattcccCATGGtaataatcattcaaagaactaaTGCAGAGTGCTCTAAAAATGACGGTATAAACAAGTTAAAGTTTATGAAATACAAacattatcttaaaaaaattctgtGGAATAATAACGTACCATTTAATGGTATAGTAATAGTCCATCTACTGAAGACATTTAAGACTTATCAGTAGGGGCattcagatttcgcgaaaagatttccagaccagatgaaagttaaaacactgtagcaccgtttttgtttcgtgattgggagagattctcccaggtacatatcgatggTAACAACACccatcacagtgattcagtgcggaagtaaacgtgtcctctgagtggctcggtcaaacaaggcgacgacttctctcgcagacggccgccaatcacaaggaagaaacaacaggtgcgaatataccttgttgcagtctaataagtgttcagatcttttcgcgaaaaatgcctgccccttctTATAAGGAAttctttataaattatattcCTACATTACAATAGGAATGGTGAGAGTGCAGAGTGGTTGGTGTTGCGGCCGACAGGTGGTGCTGGTGCTCGCCCTGGCGGCCTGCGGCGTGACCGCCGCCCCCGGCAACCTGCTGGCCGCCCCCCTGGCCTACGCCGCCCCCGCTCCGCTGGTGACGGCGCACAGCTCGCAGGTGGTGGCGCAGAGGTTCCACGGCGTCGCCGCCCCCCTGGTGGCGCCCGCCCCCCTCGCCTACGCCGCCCCCTTCCACGtggccgcccccgccgccgcctaCCTTCTCAAGTGAGGCGGCGACACAGCACATCCACCACTCGTGTGCACAGCCCTACATCTCACCTCTTATACCTCTTATACCTCTTATACCTTTTGTACaataaataatcaaacaaaaaattattttattactttcctgaataaaattacACTTATTTCAAACTGAAACCAATTCGTTTTTTATTTAACCATGAAAAATACTattgtttggtaattttttttaatgttttaattttgtgaCCGATGTTAAATGTTCTAGTAATTGCGTAAATTTTGATAAAAGTATTTTACATTCAAATTATTTGACAAAACCACTCGATTTAGACTATAGAGAGGGAGAAAAATATCTGTATCTCAAAACCAAACGAACTCAAGTCACAATAATTATATAACCAAACTGGAACGTAAAATAGTGTTTCTTTTAACTCTAATGTATTTTCCATGGACCTCTATATGCTTGCGGGTTGaaacaaagaaattttttattctcTTCTCGGTGACGGACTTAATCCTTCACCCAACGGTAAAAAGCATTGTAACTGCATTGAAGTTTATCTGGCTCAACTAATGCTTTAGACACGTGCTCTTATAACGCCCCCtaaattagtttaaatattttttgaaaaggaTTAGGTGTAATGGTTCTATAGTTAACCAAAGTTTAAGATGTAATCTATACTAATACAAGATGTAACCAAACCAACTACGTTGTCATTAACTTGACTGTAAATTAAAGGAAGGCTTCATTGTCCAATGTCTTCACTTCAAATTCAAATCGAAATTTCGGAAGTTAATTGCCTATAATGTGCAATAAAACGTAAACGACTTCAACTATTCAAgtagagaaaatgaatagcaccgatggttacccgactcgtgcacgcaacgtacaactgatgtacccgtacttcgctacggcagtctacaggcagatcactcttgcgccgctcataatacatgcccctcgttgtgggtacgccactgccgcgcgatgcccgttgctatggagacgcagaaggcatgaacaatgcaaaatactgttctcatgcagacaaagtacccactgttgcctggttttaaccacccattagatctaattttcggaaaatgtcatcctgcgtaacataaggaacattaggggcaggcatatttcgcgaaaaaatctgctcggcgtcggcggtccctctcccaccctccccctacccctgcccgCTACCGtcacacctccccctccaactcccgccacacctccccctccaccccccactaccaccacacctccccctcccactcccgccacaccaccccttcccactaccaccacacctccccctccaccccccaccaccaccacacctccccctcccactaccacttgcaaaatttcaacggtgatgaggactgcactaacaatgaaatagccgttgccatagagacgaatgaagcatcaacaaagcaacagccgttgccatggtgatttcctaccaaaaactggaaataaaaaaaaatttaggggtggactacccctaacatttagggggatgaaaaatagatgttggccgattctcatagataccggataagcacaaaaaatttcatcaaaatcggtcaagccgtttcggaggagtatggcaacgaaaactgtgacacgagaattttatatataagattaaaaagaggaaagatttgtttgtttgtattgaataggctccgaaactactggaccgatttgaaaaattatttttccattagaAGCCTACATTATtcctgatgaacataggctactttttactacgttatttattaaccacattatttaagcaacatattttattttttctattattgtaATTCAGTAACTAGCAACTGTCCGTCGTCGTCGTGTCTCTCTTGACGCTCGCGGTCCCACCACCGCCTGCCCCTGCTCCCGCGCCACGCCCACACACCGCTCGGCAGCTAGGCAGCAGCATTTCACCTAAGCGTCACTGCGGTGCGGGAGGGGAGTCAATGTCACAAAATAAAGTGCCAGTCGGCTCCCTACGCAGCGGTTGTGTGCGATTTCGTATATTtgtccttgaaaatatttttaattttttataatttttcaatcaccacttcatatacaggctaattcctgttcaacacttcgtctgtttttgttttataagttcaCGCGCATGACataattgatttaaatataaaagatagacagagatggagtgatatatatatatatatatatatatatatatatatatatatagagagagagagagtgagatagagagagacagagatatatTGAGaaagagcgaggtatagagaatgaaatggattAGATTAAGATcctatatatagatgtatagagctatatagagattttatatagaagagatagagatagtgtgattCATATATGTATACTAGCCGAACCCGCCcacttcgctggacgtgaaataaggtaactgcattgaaggcaaataattaagtaatgactgttatacgcaagaccccattaaaattgtatagtagttttgtagaacaccgcgtacaaacagacagacagaaaaagaactactgttttactatagtaagatagatagatagattattcttacatgttcgcattcATGCAGTATATTAAAAATCAgtatgcatagccctatacctataactacacgcagctgctgcccacgactttttccgcatggaattttgtattatcttgcactatttagaaatttaaa comes from Bacillus rossius redtenbacheri isolate Brsri chromosome 18, Brsri_v3, whole genome shotgun sequence and encodes:
- the LOC134541355 gene encoding cuticle protein 38-like, which produces MLEESFTCMDDIVVRGCGVTSLRAYISRWPRGHRHSRLLHSGNMYKLVVLVLALAACGVTAAPGNLLAAPLAYAAPAPLVTAHSSQVVAQRFHGVAAPLVAPAPLAYAAPFHVAAPAAAYLLK